In one window of Ovis aries strain OAR_USU_Benz2616 breed Rambouillet chromosome 5, ARS-UI_Ramb_v3.0, whole genome shotgun sequence DNA:
- the PAIP2 gene encoding polyadenylate-binding protein-interacting protein 2: MKDPSRSSTSPSIINEDVIINGHSHEDDNPFAEYMWMENEEEFNRQIEEELWEEEFIERCFQEMLEEEEEHEWFIPARDLPQTMDQIQDQFNDLVISDGSSLEDLVVKSNLNPNAKEFVPGVKY, translated from the exons ATGAAAGATCCAAGTCGCAGCAGTACTAGCCCAAGCATCATCAATGAAGATGTGATAATTAACGGTCATTCTCATGAAGATGACAATCCCTTTGCAGAGTACATGTGGatggaaaatgaagaggaattcaaCAGACAA ATAGAAGAGGAGTTATGGGAAGAAGAATTTATTGAACGCTGTTTCCAAGAAATGctggaagaagaagaggaacatGAGTGGTTTATTCCAGCTCGAGATCTCCCGCAAACTATGGACCAAATCCAAGACCAGTTTAATGACCTTGTTATCAGTGATGGCTCTTCCCTGGAAGATCTTGTG GTCAAGAGCAATCTGAATCCAAATGCAAAGGAGTTTGTTCCTGGGGTGAAGTACTAA